Below is a window of Halarcobacter anaerophilus DNA.
AGCTCTTTAAATCTTTCAGTCAAAGGTGGATGAGAGTAATAAAAGAAGATATAAAGAGGGTGAGACAGAGGAAACGATTTGTTTTCATTTGCCAATTTTAATAAAGCACTTACCAAATCCTCTTTACTTTGCATATTTGAACCGAATTCATCTGCTGCATACTCATTATGTCTTGAGATCAATGAAATTAAAGGCATTAAGAAAAACGATAGAATAGGAGAAAAAAGTAAAAATATGGTAATAATAGCATAAGGCTCATTTTGAAGCTTTAAACCTAAAAATATCTCATCACTTAGATTTCCGAAAATTGCAAAAAAGATGAACATAACAACACCCATAATTGCAATATTTTTTAAAATATCACCGTTTTTAAAATGTCCCAGTTCATGTCCTAAAACAGCTAAAAGTTCATTGTGAGAAAGTTTTTGAATTAAAGTATCAAACAAAACAACTCTTTTTGTACTTCCTAATCCACCGAAATATGCGTTTAATCTATTATCTCTTTTACTTGCATCTACTGAAAAAACGCCTGAACTTTTAAACCCTACTTGATTTAAAAGATTTATGATTTTTTCTTCCAACTCTTTATCTTTTAAAGCTTCAAACTTGTCAAACATCTTATCTCTGATTACGGGATAAAGCATATTTATTAAAATAATAACTGCAAAAATAAAAATAAAACCCCAAATCCACCAAGAATTAAAACTGCTTATTATCCAAGAGATTGCCGCAATAACAGCTGAACCGAAAACTAGGAAAAGTATTCCTGTTTTTAATGTATCTTTTATAAATAAAGCAGGTGTCATATTTGAGAAACCGTACTTTTTATCAAGTTTAAAAGAGGTATAAAGCTCAAAAGGTAAACCTAGAATCCAATTTATAATAATAAACAAATCAACGAAAACAACAGCTTTTAACCATGTTGATTCAATAGTTAAAAGAGAATCAAGAGTATTTAACCCAAATCCAATCCAGCAAAGAAAAATTATAAAACTATAGAATGCCGAGATTATAGAGAGTTCTTCTTTTTCAACTGAGTAATCTGCCGCTTCTAAATATTTTTCATCGTCTAAAATAATAGGTCTCATCTTCTTCGCATTTTTAACAAAACCTATTTGCATAAAAGAAGTATAAGTGGAAAACAAAAAATATAAACAATAAGCAATAACAAAAATTTCTAGCACAAAATTATCCTTTAATATTAATTATAACTTATTATTTTAGCGTTTTAGAACTTTCTATTTATTGAAGATTAGTATCAGTTTTCTTCATTAAGTTCCTCTTTAGAAATGCAAACTTTGTTCCGCCCTTCTCTTTTTGCCTCATATAAAGCAAGATCGGCTCTATGTAAGATTGCTTCTAAATCCACATCATCATAACGAAGCATTGTAAGACCTATACTTATTGTAAATTTGATTTTTTCTTCATTTATTGTTTTTATTTCAAGATTTTCTATCTCTTTTCTGATATTTTCAGCAGCTTTTTGTGCCCCTCTTTTGGAAGTATTAGGTAAAACAGCAGCAAACTCTTCTCCTCCCAGTCTTGCAAAAATATCGGATTTTCTTAAACTGTCTTTTATTTTTTGAGCCATAATTTTTATTACGTCATCTCCTGCTGCATGTCCGTAAATATCATTTATCATCTTAAATTTATCGATATCAATCATTAAAACGGCAAGCTCTTTATTCTCTCTTCTTGAATATCTAATCATAGGTGCGGAAGATTCATAAAAACTTCTTCTGTTTTTTACGCCTGTTAAAGAGTCTGTAGTAGCCAAGATTTCAAGTTTTACGTTTATATCGTTTAATTCGCGGGTTCTTTTTTCAACAGCACTTTCCAAAACTCTTTGATAATCTCTTAATCTTCTGTCTTGTGCATTTTGCTTTATTGCTTCTAAAATTATATACTCAAAGTCAACTCTGTCAAATCTTCTTGGAATAATTTGATATAAAGAGGATTCATTTATTATTTTTGATAGAGATTCAACTGTAGCAACATCCTCAAAAAGTATGTTTCTTGTTGTTGGAGAATTTTTATGAAGTTCAATAAAAAACTTCTCTACACTCATTTTAGAACTGTCTTGACCTAAAATAGTAATAAGAATTTCATTTCCTGCAATAATATAGTTATAACAACCTATTAAAGCCTGCTCTTTATTAATATAACTCTCAACTATGTAATCAGAGTCAACAATTCTTGAAATCTTGTTATATAAAGAATCAAGTACCTCTATGTCATTATCTATGCATGCAATTATATACTTAACCATAAAATTCAAACCCCGTAACAGTAAACATCATCAACGAAAGAAAAGTATACTATCCAATTATTTATAAAAGAAAAGAAGCCAAAAATAGTTATTTTTTTATGATAAAAATTATCTTTATAGTAAAAACAGTTTTCTAATCCATTTTAACGGGATTTTTAATCTTATTTTTTAATATGTTTTAACAAAAAATTTCTAAAATTTCTTTGGGTATTTTTGAAGGTCTAAACTTTTTTAAATAAACCAACTTGACTTTTGATATGAAAAGAAGCTCATTGTCCTTGTAAATTTCATGTAAAATATCTATCGTAACTGCACTTTTTGAGATAATTTTCGTATTTACCTCAAGTAAATCGGAAAATTTTGCAGGTTTTATATATTCAGCTTCAACTTTTTTAACAACAAAAAATTCCTCATCGTTGTGAGGAGAAAGACCTTTTTCAAAAAAAAGATTACTTCTCGCCCTTTCACAAAATTTTAGATAATTTGCGTAATATACAATACCTCCGCAATCTGTATCTTCGTAATAGACTCTTATTTTCATTTTCTACTCTTCTTTGAAATTTTTTAAAAGTTTGGGCATTTTTTCACCTATTTGTTTATAATCATAATTAAAACTTTCTATAACAATTTCATACAACTGGTGATTTTTGTATTTTTCATGCCAATTTAACTCTTTGTTTTCAAAAAAATTAAAATATTCAAATCTTAATTTATATGCTTCTTTTAAAAGTTTTTCATTCATTTTTTATCTTTTTAGTAAATAAATCTGTGAAATTATATAGATTTTTTACTTTGATAGTTATTTTAGTCTTTTTTTAATAATATTTTTTATCGTATGATATAAATTAGTTTCAAAGGCTCTATATATCAAGCTTCTATCAAATCAGCACTTAAACATATTTTCAGTATAATATCTACTTTTAATATAAAATAATAAGATGCGTAAGAATATGGATAAAAATACTAAAAGTGAAAAGACTTTAATAAATATAATAAAATTCGGTGCTGTTGTTCCAATTATAGTAATCTCAATAATTTTTACATATATATTTGTTCAATATAAAAATGAAGAGCTTAAAAATGAGATTGAAAATTTAAGAGTAAAATTTCTAAATGAAAACAAGAAGAACGTAAAAGACGAAGTTAACAGAGTAGTAAGCTCAATAAAATATGAAATTGAACGCTCAGACGAAGAACTAAAAAATTTTTTAAAAAACAAAGTATATGAAGCTCACTCAATTGCTACAAATATATATAATGAAAGTATAAAAAACGGAGAAAAAGATAAAAATAAAATTTTTGAAACCATAAAACAGACACTAGGAAGTATTCTTTATAATAAAGGCAGAGGATATATCTTTATAGATGATATAAACGGTATTAAACTTCTGCAACCCACTAATAAAAGTTTTGAAGGTAAAGATTTTTCTAATTTCGAAGATCCCAAAGGCTATAAATTTGTTCAAAAGATAATGGAAACAATAAGAAAAAAAGGCGAAGCTTATGATGAATACTTTTGGTATAAAACACAAACAGATAAAGAAGCCTATAAAAAAATCAGTTTTTACAAATATTTCGAACCTTATAATGTAGCTATAGGTACGGGTGAATATTTTGTAGATTTTGAAAAAAAAATACAAAACAGGCTTTTGGAAAGAATTCGAAGAATAAAGTTTGACGATAACGGTTATATTGTAATTTTTAATTCAAAAGGAACATATTTATCTCATTTTAAAAAAGATAATATAGGTAAAAACGGTTTTAAAATCAAAGATAAAGAAGGTAACTATTTTATAAAAGATATTGTAAATTTTGCTAAAAAAAATAAAGAGGGATATCTTTCATATATAGCAAGTGCCAGACCTGATAAAAACGAACAAAACAGAGAAAAAGTTACATATTTAAAATATTTTAAACAGTGGGATTGGATAATAGGTGCGGGATTTTATTTGGAAGAGTTAAATAAAGAAGTAAAAGAAAAAGAACTGCTTTTAACCCAAAAACATGAAGAAATTATCCAGAAAATAATAGTTATAAGTTTTACTGTTACCTTTATTTTAATTCTATTATCCTCATATATATCAAAAATTCTTTTTGACAAATTTAATGAATATAAAAAAGAGATAAAAAAAGAAGTTGATAAAACAATAGAAAAAGAGAAACTTTTAGTACAACAGTCAAAAATGGCTATTATGGGAGAAATGATAGCAAATATTGCACACCAGTGGAAACAACCTTTAAATCTCATAAGTACCTCAAATAGTCTTATAAAACTAAATAAAGAGTTTGATAATTTTAGTACACCCGAAGAGATTGACGAAGCAATTGAAAATATTGATCACTCTGTTAAACATTTGGCAACAACAATTGATGATTTTAGAAACTTTTTTAAACCCAATAAAATCAAATCTGTTTTTAAAATTGATGATCTGCTAAATAAAGCATTTAAACTTTTGGATACACAACTAAAAAACAGCAATATTGAAGTTATTTCGGATGTAAAAGAGATAGAAGTTTATGGATTTGAAAATGAGCTTTTGCAGGTTTTAATTAATATTATAAAAAATGCAATTGATGAATTATTTAAAATACATGATAAAAAATTTATTTTTATTAATGCTTATCGTAAAGACTCTATTGTCGTAATTAGAGTAAAAGATACGGCAGGTGGGATTCCTAAAAAGATGTTAGATAAGGTTTTTCAGGCATATTTTACAACAAAAGGCGATAAAGGAACGGGAATCGGTCTTTATATGTGTAAACAGATCATAAATAATATAAACGGTGAGATAAGAGTAACAAATGTTGATTTTACTTACAAAGAAGAGAAATATAAAGGTGCAGAATTTATAATAACTATTCCTTTTCAAACTTCAATCTAAAAAAAATTAGTCGTTTTTAATACATTTTATAAATTCTCAGTTATAATAATTTATTGTGCTTTTAAAGGAAAAAAATGAAGGAATGGACTCTTAAACACTCTTTTTATTTTGAAGGAAGAGAAGTTAAGTATGATATTAAAGGGGAAGGAAAACCTGTAATATTGGTACATGGAACTCCCTGGTCTTCGTTTAATCTTCGTCATTTAATTTCTGAACTATCGTTAGAATATAAAGTTTACTATTTTGATCTTTTAGGCTATGGAAGTTCTGATAAAAGTGATGCAGATGTATCCTTGGGTATTCAAAATAGATTATTAGATGAGATAATCAAATATTGGGAACTTAAAAATCCTTTTATTATTGGACATGACTTTGGAGGAACGACTGTTTTTCGTAATCATATTTTAAATAAAAAAAATTATAAAAAAATAGTAGTTATTGATCCTGTGGCATTATCACCTTGGGGATCACCATTTTTTAAACATATAGAAAAACATGAAAATGCGTTTTCTACCGTACCGGATTTTATTCATTTAGCTATAGTTGAAGCATATATAAAAACTGCGGCACATAAAAAGTTGACACAAGAAACAATTCATGGAATTTTAGCTCCATGGAGCAGTAAAGAAGGGAAAGCAGCTTTTTATAGGCAAATAGCACAAGCAGATTCGAAATTTACTGATGAATTTCAAGATAGATTTGATGAAATCAGAGCACCTTTGTTAATTCTTTGGGGGCAAGAAGATAAATGGATTCCTTGTTCACAAGCATATGAACTTCAAAAAAAAATAAAAAAAGCACAACTTATAACTATCCCTGATGCAGGACATTTAATCATTGAAGAAAAACCACAAATATTAGTACAAGAAATTAAAAAATTTTTCGAAAGTGAAAAAGAATAGAAGCGAATAAAACAATAAAAAAAGCCCCGTTTAAAAAACGGAGCTTTTTATTAACTTATGATTTAAAAGAAGATTTTATTAGAAACTCTCCCACTGTTCATCATCGTTTTTTTCAACAAAAGTTTTTTTACTCTCTTTCTCTATTTTTTGCTCACTTTTTTTATTTTCTATTTTATTTTTTTTAACAGTTTTTATTTCAACACTGTTTTTACCCTCAAATTCTTTTTCATCGGCACTTGATACAATAAGTTTTGCCATCTCATCTGTTTTTGTTGCTTCTTCATAAGTTTGTGTTGCAATAAGTGCATTTTGCTGAGTTTGTTGGTCAAGTTGGGTAACAGCATCATTTATCTGTTCTATTCCTGTTTGCTGCTCTTTACTTGCCATCTCTACATCTGATATTATCTCTATTGTTTTTGATATATTATCATTTAAGCCGTTATACCCTTTTATCATCTTATCTGCTATACTTTTCCCGCTATTTGCTTTTGTTGTTGCTGTTTCTACCAGTTCTTTTATCTCTTTTGCCGCTTCTGCACTTCTTGCTGCAAGATTTCTTACTTCTTGGGCTACTACTGCAAAACCTTTTCCTGCTTCTCCTGCCGTTGCTGCTTCTACTGCTGCATTTAGTGAAAGTATATTTGTTTGGAAAGCTATTTGATCTATTACTGTTATTGCTTCATTAATTGAGTTTACTTGTTCATTTATCTCATCCATTGAAACTGTTGTTTCTTGAGCTAATTTCTCTCCTTCTTTTGCGGACTGGGTTAATTCATTTGCGTAATTTCCCATTTTAACTACATTATCCGTATTACTTACGATATTCGAGGTTATCTCTTCTAAGGCTGCTGCTGTCTCTTCTAGGGCTGCTGCTGCTTCATTTGAGTTTGTATTTAGATTATCCACATTTCTTAACAGAATATTTGAACTCTTATCTAAAATTAATCCGTTTTGTTTATTTTCTACTAGCATTTGGGTAATTGCATCTCCTAATTCATTTACACCGTTTGCCAATTTTAATAAATGCTCTTTTAAATGATCCGAATCGACTTTATTCATATAGTTATAATTTGAAAACTCTTCTAATACTCCAAGTACATTATCTATATTTTTTTCTACATTATCTGCCATTTTATTTAATAATGAAGTTAACTCCTGTAATGCAGGATTTGAACTTGAAGTTTGAACTCTTTGACATAAATCTCCTTGTTCAAATTCACTTAATACTCCGATTGTGTCATTTATAACTTTTCTATCCTCTTCTATTCCTGCTTTTGTTTTTGTTATATTGGCATTAACGACTTGAGCCATTATTCCAATCTCATTTTTTGAATAGATATCAATAGGATTTACATCTTTTATCTCTCTGTTTAAATATTTAAAAAAGTTTAATAACCCTTCTTGGAATTTTGATATTAAAGAAGAGATATCTCTTGGAACATAAATTGATATAGCTACTATTAAAATAAAGATTATTATTGAGATTATCTCTATTGTTAATTTTGTATTATCGTTTAATTGCGCAACTTTAGGACCTATTGTATCTTGGTCATTTTTCAAAGATACTTTTACTTTTTCGGATAATTGTGCTATTTCATTTCCAAATACGATTAACTTGTCATTTACCAAATTGTTTTTTTCAACAATTATTTGATATATCTCTTTTACTCCGTTATTGTATTTTGTAGCAAAACCTATAACTTTATTAAGTAAAGAGATCTCTTTTGAATCATTTATATTACTCTTTAAATTGCCCAAAAAGTTCTCTAACTTTTCAAACTCCTCATTTACTCTCTTTAAATCTTTTTTATCATTCGTAGTTAAAAAAGATGTTGTATAAAGTCTTGCTATAAGTAGACTTCGTAAAGCGGTACTTGAATTGTACAGCATTGAGAAATTTTTATTTTTATTAGCACTTTGAACCAATAAAGTTAAAGTCTGTTCCGCTTTTTTACCGTTTATATCGATAATATTTTCTTTAATACTATCTCTTTTTGTCGTAATTTCAACGACTTGGGTAAAATACTTTTCATATTCATCTAAAAGTTCTGATGTTTTTTCAACCATTGGAGCACGTTTTGGATTTTGAATCTCTTCTTTAGCTGTATTCACTAATTTTCTTGTTTTATTAAGAAAATCTTGAAATGCTTTTACATCTTTTTGAGATTTTGAAGAGAGATAATCTTTTACACTGCCTCGTGCGGATAACATATGTGTTTCAATAGAACTAGCCAGATTATTATCTCTTGCCATTTCTCTATAATCCGTAAATCCATTACTGGATTCATTTACAGCAAATATGCTGTAACCTGCCATTATTATAATCAATAAACCGATTAAACTAAAAGCCATTAGCAGTTTAACTTTTATTGTGATATTCGAGAGCATTTTGTTCCTTTCTATATAAGTAACCTAAAAGATTATGTTTTTCAGTTATCTTTACATAAATAATAACAAATACTCGGTCATGTATCGGTCACGAATTAGTTATAAATTTTTGATTTTATTATGATTTTTAGTTTTAGAAGTTTTTATTATTGTTTATATTATATCCCATACAAAAACCCATATAATATATTCTGTATTGATATTTAAAACAATTCAATTTTATTCTCACGGGGAAAAGGCATTTATCTCTTTTTTGATGAAGAGTTTCTATAATAAATTCATCATTTCCCAATTTGTCCAAAGTCTCTAAATATTTTTCATAAGAGAAGTTTATATCAATATCTTTTACTCCCATAGTCAAGATTTCATCATAGGTATATCCTAAGGTTTCATAGGCTCTTTTATTGGCATAACAGAAATTTGCTTTTTTATCTAAGAGGAAAATTGCTTCATAAAGATTATCCAAAGCAAATTTTTGAAATAGAATCTTATTTAAATCCTCTTTTTGTTTTGTTATATCTTTAATATTTGCTATATAATAAAGGATTTCATCATTTTCATTTTTTATAACGGTTAAATCAATATTCACGGGAAATTTTTTCCCGTCTTTTCTTATATTTACGGCTTCAAAAGATAAAAAGGACTTATCAAATGCCTCTTTTTGTTTTTGCAGAGCAAAAGCTCTGTTCTTTTCTTCAAAAAGAGCTAAGAAATCCAACTCCTGAAGCTCTTTATTTGTATAACCGTAAATTTTGGTAAAAGCAGGATTTGTACTCTCAAACTTTTTACTGTTGTGTTTATGAAAAGCTATTGCCCAATGAGCCTGATTAAATATAGTTTCCCATTGCTTTAATGTTTTTTCTATTTCTGATTGTCTTGCTACTTCTTTTTCCAATCTTGACAGTCTCTGAAAAGTTGATTCGTTTAGATTATATTCGATTTGATTAAACCTATTATCTCTTGCTGTTTTAGCTGAGGGTAAAAAGATTATAAAACGGGCTCCTTTTAAAATATTTTCTACTTTTAAAACTCCTTGCAGTTTTTGTTCAATAATTGTTTTTGAAATAAACAAACCAAGTCCTGTTGAATCCTCTTTTGTACTAACTCCCGGTTTAAAAACTTTGTTAATAACCTTTTCTTCTATTCCTTGGGCATTATCTTCTATATAAATCTTTGTATTTTCAATATCTTTAAAAAGTATAATTTTTATACGAGGCTTTTTAATTTTTCTTTTTACCAACATATCTTTTGCATTTAGAACAATATTTAATACGGCATTTACAAACTCATTTCTGTTTCCGTAAGCTTGTAATAATTCATCATAAATAAATCTAAATTCTATATTTTCGGCTTTTAAAGTATAGTAAACTAATTTTTCTATATTTAATATCTCTTCAACAATACTGAAATTTTCTTTTTTATTTGATTGGAATTTAAAAGAGTTATAAAAAACATTTATTGTCTGGCTTAAATGTTTTATTATTTGGTTATTTTGTTTAATTGCACTTATTATTTGTCTATTTTCGACAATACCTTTTAATAAAATATTTGCTTCAACATTAGTCCAGACAGCAGAGATTTCCGTTAAAGGTTCTCTCCATTGATGGGTTATATTTCCTATAAGTTTTCCCAAAGATGCCTGTCTTGATTGTAGAAAAAGCATTTTCTCTTGAAATTTCAACTTTAATAAAGCTTCATTTTTCTCTTTTTGCAAGATTTTTATTTTTTGTCCCAAAGCAAGGAAAAGAACAATCATCTGCCACATATATCCTAAAAAATGAGCTTCTACCGTAAAAAAAGAGTAAAATAGCAAACCTGTTTTCATAAATAGAGTAACGATAATAGATATTAGATAACCGCCTAATGCAATTATATAGTATTTTGACATTTCATCTTTTTGTATAAAACTTATTATTGAAATTGCCAAACAAAAAAGCGTTAATACAATTATTATAAAAATATTCATTAATTGATAAGAAGTTAAGTTAAAATTATTTATAAAAAACAGAGTATTAAATAAAAGTACAACTGCCCAAATAGTATAATAAAGCTTCTTATTAGATTTATTGATATTAAAAAAGTCTATGGAGAAAAATATTAAAAAGGTAAAAGCTAACTGTAAAATCAAAGTATTAAAAAACAAAGAGGTTTTAAAATCAAAAATCAGAGGCAGATATCCATAAGAGAAACTTATAAACACACCTAATAATAAGTTATAAATAGAAAATAACAAATAACCCTTCTCTTTTGTGGAAGAGTAAACAAAAAGACTAAATAAAATTATACTCAAAAAAGAACCTATACTTATAAAGAAGAAGATAAATTGCGGTACTTGAACTTCCAAAGCTTCAATTTGCGAACCTATAAACATATTTACAATCATAGGTGTTTTTGTTTCAATCTTAATAAGATAAGTTACGGCACTATCTGATTTTTCCAATTCAAAATAGGAGTTTAATGTCTTAAAACTGTTTTTTAAAAGAGTATCTCCTATAGATTTTATATTCTTTTTTTCATATAAAAGTTTGTCATTTTCATAAGCATATAAAGTCAACTTTTCCAAAGAGTTGTACATAAAACTCAAAACCTGTTTTTGTTCACTCTTATTTAGAACTTTTAGAGCAACCCACAAAGGTTCATTTGAAAAGCCTAGACTTCTGTTTTTCGAATAGAGTTTTTTAAATTCCGAGTTTTTAAAAGAAATGTACGCTTCTTTATAAGACAGACTCTTAATAAGATAAGAGGGTTTATCAAGAACTTCTACTTTACTAGAAGAAGAGATTTCTAATATATCCGCAAAACAGACCTGAAAAAAACAAATAAAAAAGAAAAATGATAAAAACAGTCTCTTCATTATTTGGTTATTTCAAGCTGAAGACGATAACCGACTCCTCTTACGGAAGTTATTATATCTTCATCAAATTTTTTTCTGATTCTTAATATTAAGTTTTTAATCGAAGAGTCGCTTACACTTTCCAAAGGCCATAAAACAGAAGAGATTTCATCTTTTGTTACTGTTTTTTTATAATTTTTAATAAGAAGTTTCAAAAGTTGAAGCTCTTTAAACCCCAACTGAATAAGTTTGTTATTTTGATATACTTCCTGAGTAGTTATCGAATAAAAAATATTCTTACTTAAAGGAATAACTCCTTTGTTTTTTACGACTCTTTTCATAGATTTTTGTATTGTAGAGATTAAATCTTCTAACTCAATAGGTTTTGTAATATATCCGTCAATAGAGAGATTCACCGCTTGCATCAAGATCACTTGCTGCGTAAAATTTGTTAATAAAATAATAGGTATATCATAATCTTTTTTTCTAATTTTTTCTGTTAAATCAAGTCCGTCCATTAGAGGCATTTTAATATCCGTAATAACAAGATCAATACTCTCTTCTTCATAAAGTTCATAAGCTTTTTGCCCGTTAGTTACCGTATAAACCTCTTTAAATAACATTTTTAGGACATCTGTAATGTTTTTTTTAATAATCTCGTCATCTTCTGCAAAAAGTACAGATTTATCTTTTAACAATAAAATATTATTTATCACTATTTAAATCCTAAATTTCAGTTTTTATTAAGTAAAGTCACAAAATTCTAACTAATCATATATAAATAAATTATTAAGTAGTATATACTTTATCCCATAGGATAAAGTATATCGCTTTGAATCTCTTTTATTTTATTCATTAATTCATCATCTATTTTAAAATCTAAAGCAGCAAAAGATTCTTCAAGTTGAGATAGTTTTCTGGCTCCTATAATAGTTGAAGCTACAAAATCAAAATGTTTAGAATAAGCAACTGCTAAGGTAACAGGAGATACTCCGTAATCTTTTGCTAAAGACATATATCTTTTCGTTGCTTCAATAGTTTTATCGTTTACAAATCTTTTTGATTGAGCTTGAACTCTTGGATTTTGATGTTTGGCATATGCAGTAAATCTGCATCCCTCAGGATATAAACCGCTGTTATATTTACCTGAAAGAACTCCTCCTGCTATTGGAGAATACGGAAGTAATGAAATATTTTCTCTTTTGCAGACATTTGCCAATTCATCATGAAATCTAGGATTTAAAAGAGAAAAATTGTTTTGAATTGATTCAAATCTTGCCAAATCTTTATATTTTGAAATCTCATTTGCTTTTGTCAAACCGTAAGCCGTGTCATTTGAAGTTCCTATGTATCTTACTTTTCCCTCTTTAACCAAAGCATCAAAAGCTTTTAAACTCTCTTCTACAGGCACAACCGTATCCGGCCAATGCATCTGGTAAAGATCAATATAATCAACGTCAAGTCTTTTTAAACTTCCTTCAACAGCAGTTTTTATATGAAAAGAATCAATTGCAGTAAGTCCGTGTCTAATAGGAGGTACAAACCATCCTGAAGCAGCTCCTACTACTTTTGTAGCTAAAATAATAGAATCTCTGGGTTTTGTTTTAAGCCATTCTCCGACAATTTGTTCAGTAATTCCGGCTGTATCAGCTTTTGGAGGAACAGGATAAACTTCGGCAGTATCGTAAAAATTGATTCCTCTGTCATAAGCTTTATCCATAATTTCAAAAGCCTCTTTTTTTGAAGTGGTGCTACCAAATGTCATCGTTCCTAAACAAATGGGCGTTACTCTAAGTCCACTTTTACCTATATAGTTATAATTCATAATTTCACCTTTGAAAAAACGAATTATAACGATTTATTTTTTAAGAGTAACTAATTACTCCATTATACAAATCTCTTTTTTGAGCATGTGTACAATTGTCTCTTTAGCAACTAAAAGTACTACAAGAATAGTTATTACCATAAAAACATATGAAAGAATCAAATATAAATTTTCATGAGTTAACTGATACATTAAAATCGTAGCAATACTAATAGCAGCCATAGGAAAGGTAAATGCCCACCAAGAGATAAAAAATTTAATTTTAATATAATTTTTATACATTACAAATACTAAAATCGTAAAAAACAGAGCCAAACTATATAAAATATGAGCAAAAAAATCTAAAGTAGAAGTCATACTTATATATGCCACGAATCCGATTGCAGGAGGTGCAATAAGAATAAAAAGCGTAGGCATAAATTTTGGAGCAAATTGTTTATGGAAAATAATTCTATTTAAAATAATAGCAAAAAGTACAATCCAAAAGAAAATACCTATTGAAAAATAAAAATATAAAATAGTTTCACTAGCAAACCCTTTTCCTGCAATAGGAACAAGAATATTACCTACAATAGGAATAAACCAAGCTGGGTTTGAGTGTTGCATTTCAAGATTATTATTTATCCAAAACCTAATTGTATAAAAAGTAAAAAAGAAATGAAGCAAAGCTCCTGCTATAAATAATCCATTTGCCAAAAGAGGGATTGAATGTCTAAAAAATATTGCCAAAAGCAGCATAGAAATAGAGATAGCCGCAAA
It encodes the following:
- a CDS encoding response regulator transcription factor is translated as MINNILLLKDKSVLFAEDDEIIKKNITDVLKMLFKEVYTVTNGQKAYELYEEESIDLVITDIKMPLMDGLDLTEKIRKKDYDIPIILLTNFTQQVILMQAVNLSIDGYITKPIELEDLISTIQKSMKRVVKNKGVIPLSKNIFYSITTQEVYQNNKLIQLGFKELQLLKLLIKNYKKTVTKDEISSVLWPLESVSDSSIKNLILRIRKKFDEDIITSVRGVGYRLQLEITK
- a CDS encoding PAS domain S-box protein — protein: MKRLFLSFFFFICFFQVCFADILEISSSSKVEVLDKPSYLIKSLSYKEAYISFKNSEFKKLYSKNRSLGFSNEPLWVALKVLNKSEQKQVLSFMYNSLEKLTLYAYENDKLLYEKKNIKSIGDTLLKNSFKTLNSYFELEKSDSAVTYLIKIETKTPMIVNMFIGSQIEALEVQVPQFIFFFISIGSFLSIILFSLFVYSSTKEKGYLLFSIYNLLLGVFISFSYGYLPLIFDFKTSLFFNTLILQLAFTFLIFFSIDFFNINKSNKKLYYTIWAVVLLFNTLFFINNFNLTSYQLMNIFIIIVLTLFCLAISIISFIQKDEMSKYYIIALGGYLISIIVTLFMKTGLLFYSFFTVEAHFLGYMWQMIVLFLALGQKIKILQKEKNEALLKLKFQEKMLFLQSRQASLGKLIGNITHQWREPLTEISAVWTNVEANILLKGIVENRQIISAIKQNNQIIKHLSQTINVFYNSFKFQSNKKENFSIVEEILNIEKLVYYTLKAENIEFRFIYDELLQAYGNRNEFVNAVLNIVLNAKDMLVKRKIKKPRIKIILFKDIENTKIYIEDNAQGIEEKVINKVFKPGVSTKEDSTGLGLFISKTIIEQKLQGVLKVENILKGARFIIFLPSAKTARDNRFNQIEYNLNESTFQRLSRLEKEVARQSEIEKTLKQWETIFNQAHWAIAFHKHNSKKFESTNPAFTKIYGYTNKELQELDFLALFEEKNRAFALQKQKEAFDKSFLSFEAVNIRKDGKKFPVNIDLTVIKNENDEILYYIANIKDITKQKEDLNKILFQKFALDNLYEAIFLLDKKANFCYANKRAYETLGYTYDEILTMGVKDIDINFSYEKYLETLDKLGNDEFIIETLHQKRDKCLFPVRIKLNCFKYQYRIYYMGFCMGYNINNNKNF
- a CDS encoding SLAC1 anion channel family protein, whose translation is MSQSEHIKSIPSDRLQFFPVMMFAVVMGFTGLSIVFYKMHEVLYFPSIIVDIFGYLSLALFVVILFFYIKKIFTYKEEVKKEFTHPIRVNFFAAISISMLLLAIFFRHSIPLLANGLFIAGALLHFFFTFYTIRFWINNNLEMQHSNPAWFIPIVGNILVPIAGKGFASETILYFYFSIGIFFWIVLFAIILNRIIFHKQFAPKFMPTLFILIAPPAIGFVAYISMTSTLDFFAHILYSLALFFTILVFVMYKNYIKIKFFISWWAFTFPMAAISIATILMYQLTHENLYLILSYVFMVITILVVLLVAKETIVHMLKKEICIME
- a CDS encoding aldo/keto reductase, with amino-acid sequence MNYNYIGKSGLRVTPICLGTMTFGSTTSKKEAFEIMDKAYDRGINFYDTAEVYPVPPKADTAGITEQIVGEWLKTKPRDSIILATKVVGAASGWFVPPIRHGLTAIDSFHIKTAVEGSLKRLDVDYIDLYQMHWPDTVVPVEESLKAFDALVKEGKVRYIGTSNDTAYGLTKANEISKYKDLARFESIQNNFSLLNPRFHDELANVCKRENISLLPYSPIAGGVLSGKYNSGLYPEGCRFTAYAKHQNPRVQAQSKRFVNDKTIEATKRYMSLAKDYGVSPVTLAVAYSKHFDFVASTIIGARKLSQLEESFAALDFKIDDELMNKIKEIQSDILYPMG